The Leishmania infantum JPCM5 genome chromosome 26 DNA window ACGGGAAAAGGTGGCCTACATTTGGGGCACGCACATCGGGGAGCGTAatgtgcagcgcagcgatcGAGTAGAGATGTCGGCCGAGTCCGTTGCGTCAGCTACCGAAGCGGCAGATCGCATGACGACTGACACAAGAGCGCTCACCTACATGGTGGGATGGCATCACAGCCATCCGAGGATCCCAGCCGTGCCGTCGTCTGTGGACCTATGCACGCAGAGGAGGTTTCAACAGTACACGGAGAGCGGCTGAGTCGGCCTCATCGCGAGCGTCTTCAACACAGAGACGAACATCACTTGCGGTCACTGCGCGTTTCACTGCTTCCAGGCGGGGCTGGGCAACGAGCATGTGGAGGTGCCCATGCGTACCGTTCCCCAGTCTGACCTGTTTGCCTCCCTTGACCCTATCGGTGCGCTGCGGGACACCACACCAAGGCTGCTGCAGGTCTTGCAGCAGGAGGTGCGCGACgcggtcgcagcagcggtgcgggaAAGCGCGTACGACACGACCACCTCGCGAGCGGCGCGAGCACTGGCGGAAGTGCAACTATTTCAGATCGACCGCCTTGTTGCAGAGCCGACACGCAAGGAGCTGGTACACTGCTCGCTGCCCCTCTtgcgcgccgaggtggcgcgcCTGGAGGCGGCGTTGGCCGAGACCGCGagagccgcgccaccgcctcagcATTGACAGACGCGTTTATaggcgtgtgctgctgcaacaGGCATCGGGGATGGAAGGAGGAGCTGAGAGTCTCACTGCTCCTCCACGGGCCTCGGTAGAcccgccgccctctcctcctcgtctttgCCTGTGCCCTTCGCCTTCCAGCAGGATGGGGGTATGCGAACGGGCACCATGGCGGACAGGACAAGCACTCACGGTAACACGCACGTGGACGAACTCGTCTGCGCGCGTTCTGATTCTCAGTTCATTACGCAGAAGTCGGCCGAGCTTTCTCATCCTTGGCGCGCTCCCTGCAGTGCATACATTttgcgtcggcgcagcaggagtCGCCGCCATGGCGGTGCCTCCTGCTGCCCTTCCCTCTTGTCTTCCGTGAACGGAGCAGCACGGCCGCTTGCGTGCGCTTCTCGCTTCTGTTTGGCTCTCTCGCCGGTTGCGGGGGATGCCCAAAGAcaacgtgcgcgcgcacacacacacacaacacataCACGGACACCTGGTCACAGTCCGCATGCAAAGGATCCATCGAGCTGCCATCACCGCGGACGCcactgcacacgcgcacacatccaCTTCCATCTCTCCCTTCCAGGACCTTGTGCTATGCTCTTGGATCTGCCCGCTCTTTCCCTTCTCCTTGATGCGGAAAAGTGTCTTGCTCTCCCGtatggagggggggggcgaagggCGGGGGAGCGAGGCGGGGCGCAGGTATTCCTTTCGGACGGCCCCCGCCCGCAACGACGTACGGTcgtatatatgcgtgtggGGCGCGCtagctctctcgctctcctccttgcTTTGAGGAGGATGCCAACTGGTTTTACTACCTTATCTCTGAGTTCCAGTCAGCCCCACCCCGTGCCCCGCCCTCATCGTGCCCGCCGCCGAGGTTCGGCATGCTGGGTAAGGGAATATGAGAGGGGGGTCTCTTGCATTTTCGTAGAGTTCATCCAAAGGataagcagcagcgctgtaggggaggggcactGAAGCCGGCTTTCCTCCTGCCTCTCGACACCCGACACCTTTGCTAAAGCCGCCCATAACAGGCCAGAAAACGGGGGATGGAACCCCGCAAGCCGATGTGCTCCATCTGCTCTGCTCTCCTCTGATCTTTCCTAtctgtcgctctctctgaTCTCACCCTAGCGAGGGCAGGAGATGcttgcacatgcacacacgcatagacgcacacccgcacacgcacacacatagatTCATACGTTGTCAGCTAACCACACCCGGTGCCGTCTTgcgcctcctttttctcttcACAGGACGGCTGTAGCGGTCTTTATCAGCTCGTGCCCGTTGTGCCAGTCCTCTGCGGCAGTATCTGGTGTTTCGCGCACTgactcgcacgcacgcgccctTGCTACTCGTCGTGTGCTCAGacgcacagagaggaggcgTTATCGCAgtagagggggtggggagtgTACGGGAGGGGGTGGCTGGTGGATGGACTCCGCtacagcagctgcggagaGGGCAGCCTCTTCGGCGCTCTCGGCTTCTCTGTCACTCACCACCACACATTCATCGACTACATCCACGGCGACGCTAACGCCGGCGCACGAGGCCCTGCGGCAAGCCAGGTCGTTTTGTGGGagcggccgtgctgcgcccagtacctcctcctctgccaaCCTTAGCTCAGGCCATACCGAGTCTAGCCCATGCCCATCGCTCGACTCGCATTTGTTACCGGGGCATGCCGGCAACATTGAGGCTATGCACACCGCATGCGTGGCAGGAGTCCATAGACGTGTCACCGCCTCGAACCGTcccagctgcagcagtgggCGCAGCAGTAGCACCAGCAGGGCCACGCGCAGTCGAGgtgtcagcggcagcagcggcgggctgACGAGGACgcctggcggcggcgctgccacctgCCTCTCTCCAACATCTGCCTGCGCGACTCACAGCGGGGCATCACTGGAAAACGAGCCGTCGTTGACGCGCCGGTGTtgctcctcccctcctcacgcAGATGCGCAGCTCGCCTCTTTCTCCAGTAGCCTTGCACACCACGGCTCTGGGTCACCGCCCACTCCATCCTCAACTGCACACTCTCCAGACGCAcagccgccggcaccgacggcgtGGCCGCTCGCATTGCCTTCTGAGCGCATTCGACAGTGTCAGCTCCACGAGGCGgaagaaggtgctgcgcaggagctggcgcagcagcagcacgtgcacTTCCGCGTGCCGATGGTGACCCTAAAGACGTCCGCATCTCCTTCTGTCTACCCCGCCAAGGCGTCAGTGTCTGCGAGACCGTCCTCGCAGATCTCAGCAGCAGATCAGACCGctgtggagcggctgcaagATCTCTCCTACGCGGAGGTGCAAGAGGCGCAGGAGTGGCTTGCTAGGGCCGGAAGCGCCAAGCAGGCGTGGGCCGTCTCACGGTCTGTCCCTGTCGTGCGGCCGACAGaggccgttgccgccgacCCGCTCGCGAACgaaagcggcggcacagcagctgcgctgttggaagcggcgccggcttCGCTGGACGCGGCGGCTAATCTGCGCTTTTCTCAGTTTTTTCGTGCGTCACTgatggaggaggacagcgatgACGCCGCCATGAGCGATGGtgggcgcggcgccgtccacGGAGGAGCTGGGAAAGACACGGGCACGAGAGAAGCAGTGGAGATGACGAGGGCGGGCGAcgtgaggcgcagcaccggcccCACGCGTTCGTGTGGTGAggctgcgccgcgcagtTGCCAACACGGTGGCGCGTTTCCGTCGGCTTGGCCGTACGTTGCCAGCGAATTCGATGGGCCGGGTGCTGAcgtggaggtggagaagggggaTGGCGATGACCTCACCGACTCTCCCATCACGGgcgtgccgccgtcgagtACGCACCTGCACCGCACCAGCGTTGATGCTGATGGTAaggctgctgctcctctgcctgATTCGTCCATTTTTCTTTCGCCATCCGCTCCGGGGGCCAGCGCCAAGTGTACACTGGTCTGGCCTGCCTCGCCACTGCTTGCGGAGAGAGACTCCAGCACcccggcgcggcgctccCTGTCGCCAGCCACTACTGCGAGGCGGTGGTCGCTATCGTGTTTTGATATCGGGCGCCGTATCGGGCACGGGCACTCCGGCAAGACGTTCCTTGCGCGGGAAAAGTACAGCAAAGTCGTCGTGGCCCTCAAGGTTTTCAACGACGACTACGCTCAGCGCCACGAAGGCGGGACGAATATGGTCGAGCGTGCGATGCGACtacaggcagcagcaggacgGCACTGCCCCCACATTGTAAGGCTCTATGCGTTCTTCACGGATGCGCGACGCTGTTACGCTGCTCTGGAGTACGCGGACGCTGGTGACCTCGCCACtcacctccttcgccagcCGCACCAACGCCTGCCTGAGGCGCAGGCCCAGGTCATCGTGTACCACGTGGCGCTGGCACTGCGGCACTTGCACGAGCAACGCGTTGTGCACCGCGCTGTGACGATGCGCAACGTGCtactgcgccgcagcgaggcgggAGCGACCGCCAAACTCGGCGACTTCGCATCCGCCGTGCACCTGGCCGACGGGCGCGCTCGCTGGCTCGGCGAGCTCGGCGGCTCCCATGATGGAGGGCGGTCGCTGGAGTACGCGGCACCGGAGGTGATTTGCGGCCGCGGATGGTCGTGCAAGTCTGACATGTGGGCACTCGGTATCCTTGTGTTTGAGATGATATGCGGCCACCACCCCTTCGATCACGTTTCGGCGGCTGAGATGAAGCGGCTCAtttgcagcggtgccgcctgccACTCGCCGCATGCGCTGTCGCGCACCGGCATGTCGTTTGTGCGGTCGCTTTTATGCGTCGATGAggcagcgcgcagcagcgccgcaacgGCACTGGCGCACCCGTTTTTGAGTGTTaatgccgccgccaccacgcctGCTGTGGCGAGCGCCATGCAGGACACAGCAGCAAGCGGCCGCACAGAACCTGCCGGGTCGGCTGCccaggcggcgccggcgagcgtAGCCGTTGCCGAGGAGGCGTGCATgggtgcggtggcgctgcctgTCAGTCGTGACTTGTCGAGCACGTTTTCGCTCGCTGCAGTGCTGGCCAACACAGAGGCCAACTGCGGCAACGACGGTGGCCACAGCCGCTCGACGGCTGCCATGCCGACAGGCACAAAAGCTACCATcagctgcgcaggcgcttcTCTAGTCTCTCCGGCGCCGAGGGACGACATCCCGTACGCGCGGCGGGATGGAAACCCATCGGCTAGCTCTCTCACCACGActtcgccatcgccgacCGTCACCCCCTTTTCCACTGCCCAGCGCGTGACCGGAACAACAAGGCGTGCACATGGCGCGGCATGGCACACAGCGGATGCGGTCGCTCCAGCGGCGTCTCTGTTGTCTACCAGCTCTCCTGGCCCCTTGATGTCCTTCGCGCTTCTAACACACCCCTGGCAGAgcactgcgctgccgccctcggTGACTCTGTCGGCTTCCTCGCTCTTTGGCGCCCTGAGCGACGAGGGGGCGGATACAAGCTCGGGCCGCCGGCCGAGCGCCACGAGGCTTAGGTCTCCTGGAAACGCCAGCCGACACAGCCCGACGACGACCCTCAGCGACATGTCGGCCAGCGTGCTCTCCACGACACGAACGCCGACTACGCTTGCGTCGGGGGCAGCTCAGCCTACCGGAGGTGCGTTCACTgacagcgctgcggctgagaGTGTGCTTAGCGGCAGCTTTAAGAGCGGCAACACTCACAATACTATCTATCTTCACTCCCAACAGCATCACGCCCGCCACGGtcagcagcaagagcagcaggagacCCCGGCAGCATATGGCGCACTGGGCACGACGCGTAGCGGTGAGAGAAGGCGCAGCGAGGACACTAGAGGAGACTGCTCCGTGACCGTCAGCAGCTGGACGCCGCGCCCATCGTGTGATGCGCGCACGGAGTGGGCCACCCAGGACGCAGACGTGTCTGTATCATCCTTGACGGTCTcatcgacgtcgtcgtcctccatGGGCGCGGTGGTTCCTCAAGCAAGCTTTCACACCCGTGCTTCAGACGCGCCCCCGCGGCAGCTAACTGGCCGCATTGCATCGCCGATGGCAGTcaacggcgcgctgcaggcaGAGCGGTTGCCGCTGACTGGCCGACTGGCCTCCTCGACCATCACTTTAACTAGCGTCAGAGGCGCACCTGGTGCCCCCAAGGCAGCAGTCACATCATCACAcgcgaggaggccgccgccaggAACGAAAAGGCTCAGCAAGCGGCGAGAGTGCTCGCTGCGACTTGCCTTTGAAACATTGAGCGACGAGGACAGCTGGTGAGTAGCGCGTGAAAGGGAGCCTGCGTGCAACTGATGGACGACCGTCTCATGTGATGAAAAGCACCACTCCTCCCCTTCATGCCTTGACTgcccgctcctgctgctgcttcttgtCCATGCCGATCCACGCACCATTCAATCGAGGGCGCTCTCCGCGATTGcagctgctctgcagcaccggTTTTGCTTGGCAGATGGACGTCTTTCTTTCATGTCGCCACGATCGGCGCTTCTTCGCTTGCACGTCTCCCTCCGCTGCGTGCCCGCTGTCTTTCCTTGCCTATTCGTCGTACCgtgcgcacagagagcgagcg harbors:
- a CDS encoding putative protein kinase — its product is MVTLKTSASPSVYPAKASVSARPSSQISAADQTAVERLQDLSYAEVQEAQEWLARAGSAKQAWAVSRSVPVVRPTEAVAADPLANESGGTAAALLEAAPASLDAAANLRFSQFFRASLMEEDSDDAAMSDGGRGAVHGGAGKDTGTREAVEMTRAGDVRRSTGPTRSCGEAAPRSCQHGGAFPSAWPYVASEFDGPGADVEVEKGDGDDLTDSPITGVPPSSTHLHRTSVDADGKAAAPLPDSSIFLSPSAPGASAKCTLVWPASPLLAERDSSTPARRSLSPATTARRWSLSCFDIGRRIGHGHSGKTFLAREKYSKVVVALKVFNDDYAQRHEGGTNMVERAMRLQAAAGRHCPHIVRLYAFFTDARRCYAALEYADAGDLATHLLRQPHQRLPEAQAQVIVYHVALALRHLHEQRVVHRAVTMRNVLLRRSEAGATAKLGDFASAVHLADGRARWLGELGGSHDGGRSLEYAAPEVICGRGWSCKSDMWALGILVFEMICGHHPFDHVSAAEMKRLICSGAACHSPHALSRTGMSFVRSLLCVDEAARSSAATALAHPFLSVNAAATTPAVASAMQDTAASGRTEPAGSAAQAAPASVAVAEEACMGAVALPVSRDLSSTFSLAAVLANTEANCGNDGGHSRSTAAMPTGTKATISCAGASLVSPAPRDDIPYARRDGNPSASSLTTTSPSPTVTPFSTAQRVTGTTRRAHGAAWHTADAVAPAASLLSTSSPGPLMSFALLTHPWQSTALPPSVTLSASSLFGALSDEGADTSSGRRPSATRLRSPGNASRHSPTTTLSDMSASVLSTTRTPTTLASGAAQPTGGAFTDSAAAESVLSGSFKSGNTHNTIYLHSQQHHARHGQQQEQQETPAAYGALGTTRSGERRRSEDTRGDCSVTVSSWTPRPSCDARTEWATQDADVSVSSLTVSSTSSSSMGAVVPQASFHTRASDAPPRQLTGRIASPMAVNGALQAERLPLTGRLASSTITLTSVRGAPGAPKAAVTSSHARRPPPGTKRLSKRRECSLRLAFETLSDEDSW